In Bradyrhizobium erythrophlei, a single genomic region encodes these proteins:
- the lpdA gene encoding dihydrolipoyl dehydrogenase — protein MASYDVVVIGTGPGGYVCAIRAAQLGMKVAVVEKNATLGGTCLNIGCMPSKALLHASEMFEEAAHSFAKMGVSVSAPKLDLPAMMNFKQQGIDGNVKGVEFLMKKNKIDVISGKAKILGTGKIEVTGGDGKTQLVETKNIVIATGSDIARLKGIEIDEKRIVSSTGALSLDKVPGKLLIIGAGVIGLELGSVWHRLGAQVTVVEFLDRILPGMDGEIAKQFQRLLEKQGFSFKLGAKVTAVDSSGKALVAQVEPAAGGATEKIEADVVLVCIGRVPYTEGLGLKEAGVALDNRGRVQIDPHFATSLKGVYAIGDVIAGPMLAHKAEDEGVAVAEILAGQAGHVNYDVIPGVVYTTPEVSSVGKTEEELKQAGVAYTSGKFPFTANGRSKVNQTTDGFVKILADAKTDRVLGVHIIGIEAGEMIHEAAVLMEFGGSAEDLARTCHAHPTRSEAVKEAALAVGKRAIHM, from the coding sequence ATGGCTTCTTATGATGTTGTTGTTATCGGCACCGGTCCTGGCGGCTACGTGTGCGCCATTCGCGCCGCGCAGCTCGGCATGAAAGTCGCCGTCGTCGAGAAGAACGCGACGCTGGGCGGCACCTGCCTCAATATCGGGTGCATGCCCTCGAAGGCGTTGTTGCACGCCTCTGAAATGTTCGAGGAAGCGGCGCATTCCTTTGCCAAAATGGGCGTCAGCGTCTCCGCACCGAAACTCGATTTGCCCGCGATGATGAATTTCAAGCAGCAGGGCATCGACGGCAACGTCAAGGGCGTCGAGTTCCTGATGAAGAAGAACAAGATCGACGTGATTTCGGGCAAGGCGAAAATCCTCGGCACCGGCAAGATTGAAGTCACCGGCGGGGACGGCAAGACGCAGCTCGTCGAGACCAAGAATATCGTCATCGCCACCGGCTCGGATATTGCGCGGCTGAAGGGCATCGAGATCGACGAGAAGCGCATCGTATCTTCCACTGGCGCGCTGTCGCTCGACAAGGTGCCGGGCAAGCTGCTGATCATCGGCGCCGGCGTCATCGGGCTCGAACTCGGCTCGGTCTGGCATCGCCTCGGCGCGCAGGTGACGGTCGTCGAATTTCTCGACCGCATCCTGCCCGGCATGGATGGCGAGATCGCCAAGCAATTTCAGCGCCTCCTCGAGAAGCAAGGATTTTCGTTCAAGCTCGGCGCCAAGGTCACCGCCGTCGACAGCTCCGGCAAGGCGCTGGTCGCGCAGGTCGAACCGGCGGCCGGCGGCGCGACTGAGAAGATCGAAGCGGACGTGGTGCTGGTTTGTATCGGCCGCGTTCCCTACACCGAAGGCCTCGGCCTGAAAGAGGCGGGCGTTGCGCTCGACAATCGCGGCCGCGTGCAGATCGATCCGCATTTCGCCACCAGCCTGAAGGGCGTCTATGCGATCGGCGACGTCATCGCCGGTCCGATGCTGGCACACAAGGCCGAGGACGAGGGCGTCGCGGTTGCTGAAATTTTGGCCGGTCAGGCTGGCCATGTGAATTATGACGTCATTCCGGGCGTCGTGTATACAACGCCAGAGGTTTCCTCCGTCGGGAAGACCGAGGAAGAGCTGAAGCAGGCTGGTGTGGCATATACCAGCGGCAAATTCCCCTTTACGGCCAACGGCCGTTCCAAGGTCAACCAGACGACTGACGGCTTCGTGAAGATTCTCGCAGATGCGAAGACCGATCGCGTGCTGGGCGTGCACATCATCGGCATTGAGGCCGGCGAAATGATCCACGAAGCCGCTGTTTTGATGGAATTTGGCGGTTCCGCCGAGGATCTGGCGCGAACCTGCCACGCCCATCCGACCCGCTCGGAAGCGGTGAAAGAAGCCGCGCTTGCGGTTGGCAAACGCGCCATCCATATGTGA
- a CDS encoding DUF4337 domain-containing protein codes for MSAHESMEHAEHAEHASSENRKIALLIAVIALCLALSETLGKGAQTESIAKNVEASNLWAFFQAKSIRRTTVQTAAEQAKLASPGDDTMKASVQKQIEDWQKTAARYRSEPETGEGTEQLAERAKHAEEERNLATAKYHHFELASAAFQIGIVLASATIITGIAALAWISGLLTLAGIVMAVLGVFAPHALHLAL; via the coding sequence ATGAGCGCGCATGAAAGCATGGAGCATGCAGAACACGCCGAGCATGCCTCGAGCGAAAACAGGAAGATCGCACTCCTGATCGCGGTGATCGCGCTGTGCCTGGCGCTGTCGGAGACGCTCGGCAAGGGCGCGCAGACCGAATCGATCGCCAAGAATGTCGAGGCGTCAAACCTGTGGGCGTTCTTCCAGGCGAAGAGCATTCGCCGCACCACGGTGCAGACCGCGGCCGAGCAGGCGAAACTCGCAAGCCCCGGCGACGACACCATGAAGGCGTCGGTGCAAAAGCAGATCGAAGACTGGCAGAAGACCGCGGCGCGCTATCGCTCCGAACCTGAAACCGGCGAAGGCACCGAACAGCTGGCGGAACGCGCCAAGCATGCCGAAGAAGAACGCAATCTGGCGACCGCCAAATACCATCACTTCGAACTGGCCTCGGCTGCATTCCAGATCGGCATCGTGCTCGCCTCGGCGACCATCATCACCGGCATCGCCGCACTCGCCTGGATCTCGGGCCTGCTGACGCTGGCAGGCATCGTGATGGCCGTACTCGGCGTATTCGCGCCGCACGCGCTGCACCTGGCATTGTAA
- a CDS encoding tyrosine recombinase XerC, protein MAKQAATLQPIELDCADESIALEMARWLAFLRAERRLSPKTSEAYARDLRQFLQFLAEHWEARVTLKRFSALEATDVRAFMAKRRADEIAGRSLMRALAGLRSFGRFLEREGRGKVGALSAIRAPKVGKSLPKPLPMTAAKRLADADERAGEDREPWIWARDAAVMALLYGSGLRISEALGLKRRDVPAPGEGDVLVVIGKGNKTRMVPVLQNVLALIRDYAAMCPYPLPAEGPMFIGARGGPLQPRIIQLTMARLRGALGLPDSATPHALRHSFATHLLSRGGDLRAIQELLGHASLSTTQIYTGIDSERLLEVYRSAHPRA, encoded by the coding sequence ATGGCCAAGCAAGCCGCCACCTTACAGCCGATTGAGCTTGACTGCGCAGACGAATCGATCGCGCTCGAGATGGCGCGATGGCTCGCCTTCCTGCGCGCCGAACGGCGTTTGTCGCCCAAGACGTCGGAGGCCTATGCGCGCGACCTGCGCCAGTTCCTCCAATTCCTGGCCGAACATTGGGAAGCGCGCGTGACGCTGAAACGCTTTTCCGCGCTCGAAGCAACCGACGTCCGTGCCTTCATGGCAAAACGGCGCGCGGACGAAATCGCCGGACGCTCGCTGATGCGCGCGCTCGCGGGCCTGCGGTCGTTCGGGCGCTTCCTCGAACGCGAGGGCCGCGGCAAGGTTGGCGCATTATCCGCGATCCGGGCACCCAAGGTCGGCAAAAGCCTGCCAAAGCCGTTGCCGATGACGGCGGCCAAGCGTCTGGCCGATGCCGACGAGCGTGCCGGCGAAGACCGCGAGCCCTGGATCTGGGCGCGCGATGCCGCCGTAATGGCGCTGCTCTACGGTTCGGGCCTGCGCATCTCCGAAGCCCTCGGACTGAAGCGCCGCGACGTGCCCGCGCCCGGCGAAGGCGACGTTCTGGTGGTCATCGGCAAAGGCAACAAGACGCGCATGGTGCCGGTCCTGCAAAACGTCCTGGCGCTGATCCGGGATTATGCGGCCATGTGCCCCTACCCGTTGCCGGCGGAAGGCCCGATGTTCATCGGCGCCCGTGGCGGGCCGTTGCAGCCCCGCATCATTCAACTCACCATGGCGCGGTTGCGTGGCGCATTGGGCCTTCCCGACAGCGCCACGCCGCACGCGCTGCGGCATTCCTTTGCCACCCATTTGTTGTCGCGCGGCGGTGACTTGCGTGCGATCCAGGAATTGCTCGGCCACGCCTCGCTCTCGACCACGCAGATCTACACCGGGATCGACAGCGAGCGGCTTCTCGAAGTTTACCGAAGCGCGCACCCCCGCGCATAA
- a CDS encoding primosomal protein N': protein MDDHSPRASSPPTSSTGIVDVLVPVALDHTYSYRVPRGVELKAGDVVCVPLGPREVVGVVWAENAKPEPRLHNRLKDVSEKLDVPPLKGELRALVDWVSNYTLSARGMVLRMCLRMGEDLGPERVRMGMRLVGPPPQRMTPARRRLIELLSDGLLHGKSEAAKEAGVSAGVVDGLVDEGTLTVEAMPKPLVPPAPDPSYAVPEFSRQQRTAVDGMRALAANGTFHVALLDGVTGSGKTEVYFEAVAETIRRGKQSLILMPEIALTGQFLDRFARRFGVRPLEWHSELTPRTRQRNWAAIASGEAPVVVGARSALFMPYADLGLIVVDEEHEQAYKQDDGAHYHARDMAVVRAHVAKIPVVLASATPSVETEVNARKGRYQRIALPSRFGGQHMPHIEAIDLRREAPPRGRFISPRLAEQIRFAVERREQALLFLNRRGYAPLTLCRACGHRFACTICDAWLVDHRFRQRLVCHHCGFSMPRPHACPNCAAEESLVAVGPGVERLQEEAAQLFPDARTMVLSSDLITSIETMRSELNEIAEGRVDIIIGTQLVAKGHHFPRLNLVGVVDADLGLSNGDPRAAERTWQLLNQVIGRAGRDQGRGVGYLQTHQPEHPVMKALVACDREAFYASEIEMREKTGYPPFGRLAGLIVSAGDRPTAEGFARKLAAIAPIDERIKVLGPAEAPLAVIKGRYRFRLLVKSLRNVDVSEYLREWLGAAPKTKGNLKLEVDVDPQSFL, encoded by the coding sequence ATGGACGACCACTCCCCGCGCGCTTCCTCGCCGCCAACATCGTCGACCGGGATCGTCGACGTGCTGGTGCCGGTCGCGCTCGACCACACCTATTCCTACCGCGTGCCGCGCGGCGTCGAATTGAAGGCGGGCGATGTGGTCTGTGTTCCACTCGGTCCGCGCGAGGTGGTCGGCGTGGTGTGGGCGGAGAACGCCAAACCCGAGCCGCGTCTGCACAACCGTCTGAAAGACGTCAGCGAAAAACTCGACGTGCCCCCGCTCAAGGGCGAATTGCGCGCGCTCGTCGATTGGGTTTCCAACTACACGCTGTCGGCGCGTGGCATGGTGCTGCGAATGTGCCTGCGCATGGGCGAGGACCTCGGACCCGAGCGGGTGCGGATGGGTATGCGGCTGGTCGGTCCGCCGCCACAGCGAATGACGCCGGCGCGACGGCGGTTGATCGAATTGCTCTCCGACGGCCTGCTGCACGGCAAATCCGAGGCCGCCAAGGAAGCCGGCGTCAGCGCCGGCGTGGTCGATGGCCTGGTCGACGAAGGCACGCTCACCGTGGAGGCGATGCCGAAGCCGCTGGTGCCGCCGGCGCCGGATCCGTCTTACGCGGTGCCGGAATTCTCGCGCCAACAACGGACCGCCGTGGACGGCATGCGCGCACTGGCGGCCAACGGGACGTTTCACGTCGCGTTGCTCGATGGCGTCACCGGCTCGGGCAAGACCGAAGTCTATTTCGAGGCCGTCGCGGAAACCATTCGGCGCGGCAAGCAATCGCTGATCCTGATGCCGGAGATCGCGCTGACGGGACAATTTCTCGATCGCTTTGCGCGGCGCTTCGGCGTGCGGCCGCTGGAATGGCACTCCGAACTGACGCCGCGCACCCGGCAACGCAACTGGGCGGCGATCGCAAGCGGAGAGGCGCCGGTGGTGGTCGGCGCGCGTTCGGCGCTGTTCATGCCCTATGCCGACCTCGGTCTCATCGTCGTCGATGAAGAACACGAGCAGGCCTACAAGCAGGACGATGGCGCGCATTATCATGCGCGCGACATGGCGGTGGTGCGGGCGCACGTCGCCAAAATTCCGGTCGTGCTGGCCTCGGCGACGCCGTCGGTCGAAACCGAAGTCAATGCGCGCAAGGGCCGCTATCAGCGCATCGCGTTGCCGTCGCGGTTCGGCGGCCAGCATATGCCGCATATCGAGGCGATCGATTTGAGACGCGAGGCGCCGCCGCGCGGCCGTTTCATCTCGCCGCGATTGGCCGAACAGATCCGCTTTGCAGTCGAAAGGCGCGAGCAGGCGCTGTTGTTTCTCAACCGCCGCGGTTACGCCCCGCTCACGCTATGCCGGGCCTGCGGGCATCGTTTCGCCTGCACCATCTGCGATGCCTGGCTGGTCGATCATCGTTTCCGGCAGCGGCTCGTCTGTCATCACTGCGGATTCTCGATGCCGCGTCCTCACGCGTGCCCGAATTGCGCGGCGGAGGAGTCGCTGGTTGCGGTCGGACCCGGTGTCGAACGGCTGCAGGAGGAGGCCGCCCAGCTTTTTCCGGATGCGCGGACCATGGTGCTGTCGAGCGATCTCATCACCTCGATCGAGACCATGCGCAGCGAGCTGAACGAAATTGCCGAGGGCCGGGTCGATATCATCATCGGCACCCAGCTCGTGGCCAAGGGTCATCATTTCCCGCGGCTCAACCTGGTCGGGGTCGTGGACGCCGATCTTGGCCTGAGCAACGGCGATCCGCGCGCCGCCGAGCGTACATGGCAGCTGCTCAACCAGGTGATCGGGCGCGCGGGGCGCGATCAGGGGCGGGGCGTCGGCTATTTGCAGACCCACCAGCCCGAACACCCCGTAATGAAGGCGCTGGTCGCCTGCGACCGCGAGGCGTTCTACGCCAGCGAAATCGAGATGCGCGAGAAAACCGGCTATCCGCCGTTCGGACGGCTGGCGGGCCTGATCGTATCCGCCGGCGACCGGCCCACGGCAGAAGGTTTTGCGCGCAAGCTCGCCGCGATCGCGCCAATCGACGAACGAATCAAGGTGCTGGGGCCTGCCGAAGCGCCGCTTGCCGTCATCAAGGGGCGTTACCGTTTCCGCCTTCTGGTGAAGTCGCTGCGTAATGTCGACGTTTCGGAATATCTGCGCGAGTGGTTGGGCGCGGCTCCGAAGACCAAGGGCAATCTCAAGCTCGAGGTCGATGTCGATCCGCAGAGCTTTTTGTGA